From Candidatus Spechtbacteria bacterium, the proteins below share one genomic window:
- a CDS encoding helix-turn-helix transcriptional regulator, with the protein MKTPTSKLGKNIKRIREEKNMTQGDICRAVGLDRAQMSNIEAGKGNPTLATIEKIAQALGVTSDELLK; encoded by the coding sequence ATGAAAACCCCAACTTCCAAACTTGGTAAAAACATCAAGCGCATACGCGAGGAAAAGAATATGACGCAAGGCGACATTTGCCGCGCGGTCGGGCTTGATCGTGCTCAAATGAGCAATATTGAAGCTGGCAAAGGCAATCCCACGCTTGCCACCATTGAAAAAATCGCCCAAGCATTGGGAGTAACAAGCGACGAGCTTTTGAAATAA
- a CDS encoding DUF444 family protein, with protein sequence MKNDFMTESDIDGMKRSAILRYMHKLGLYASSTPSPVMSLVSLDDLLQIDAQREKDGFPKKIKIRRTLAGPGRIIMVPYVEEEQLIHGDFEPNEEEDDDFPDIVGQGEGEVGDVIGYATLGDGEGDGDEEGDDPRAGQGDGNHGVESEAYELGKKLSEEFKLPNLKDKGKKVPTDEYIFDLTDRHPGSGQLLDKKATLLRIVRTNVALGRADVGNIDPAKLIVGPQDKIYRVLSRERVWKSQAIVFFLRDYSGSMMGEPTKAVVTQHLMIYAWLLFQYEGLVIPRFIVHDTGAKEVSALGYFRQSAGGGTLIASGYKKINEIVEGEGLARDYNIYVFQGTDGDDFDDGTQAIPEIKKILGYVNRMGVSVMKGPWARDIDTRFEEYVKRANFIEQKDVFRIHKMSSRDVTDEENIEAIKVLIAQD encoded by the coding sequence ATGAAAAATGATTTTATGACAGAATCTGATATTGATGGCATGAAGCGATCGGCAATATTACGGTATATGCACAAACTTGGCTTATACGCATCTTCCACCCCTAGCCCAGTAATGTCGCTAGTGTCGCTCGATGATCTTCTACAGATAGATGCGCAAAGAGAAAAAGACGGATTCCCCAAGAAGATTAAAATCCGTAGGACACTTGCAGGCCCAGGACGAATCATAATGGTGCCGTATGTGGAAGAAGAGCAATTAATTCATGGAGATTTTGAACCTAATGAAGAAGAAGATGATGATTTCCCTGATATAGTAGGACAGGGAGAGGGCGAAGTTGGAGATGTTATTGGCTACGCGACCCTTGGCGATGGCGAAGGTGATGGCGATGAAGAGGGAGATGATCCGCGAGCCGGCCAAGGTGACGGCAATCATGGTGTTGAGAGTGAGGCCTACGAGCTAGGCAAGAAACTTTCGGAAGAGTTCAAGCTGCCTAATCTCAAAGATAAAGGCAAGAAAGTTCCAACCGACGAATATATCTTTGATCTGACCGACAGGCATCCTGGCTCAGGTCAGCTTTTGGATAAAAAAGCTACGCTTCTACGTATTGTGCGCACAAACGTTGCGCTTGGCCGCGCGGATGTAGGCAATATCGATCCTGCTAAGCTTATAGTTGGACCTCAAGACAAAATTTATCGAGTTCTATCAAGAGAACGGGTATGGAAGTCTCAGGCAATTGTATTTTTCTTGAGAGATTATTCTGGCTCTATGATGGGCGAGCCGACCAAAGCCGTTGTTACACAGCATCTAATGATTTATGCCTGGCTTTTGTTCCAGTACGAGGGTCTGGTTATTCCCAGATTCATTGTTCATGATACGGGTGCAAAAGAAGTTTCAGCTCTGGGGTATTTTCGGCAAAGCGCGGGCGGTGGAACTTTAATTGCCTCGGGATACAAAAAGATTAATGAAATTGTTGAGGGTGAAGGACTGGCCAGAGACTATAACATTTATGTTTTTCAGGGCACTGACGGCGATGACTTTGATGATGGCACACAAGCAATTCCGGAAATTAAAAAGATTCTTGGTTATGTTAACCGTATGGGGGTTTCTGTAATGAAAGGTCCTTGGGCTAGGGATATAGATACTCGATTTGAAGAATATGTGAAAAGAGCAAATTTCATTGAGCAGAAAGATGTTTTTAGGATTCATAAAATGTCTAGTCGAGACGTAACTGATGAAGAAAACATTGAAGCTATCAAAGTACTGATTGCCCAAGATTAA
- a CDS encoding SpoVR family protein: MYLIDKKAKQIMEECKARARAAGLIIHGETLEYIVTNQDMIELSPKIMIPTLYDYWVHDVEVLRDKWLYDVYPHNPFETTINTRPGISFYNDNNPDWLNAMIFYHVLGHLDMDMNNIFFRATWKDDFCGQALADKRLINRIREELGSEKRWVDYVIEFARAADNLVGYYAELEEADALEMQRASGTFSEKSSFYFGEFLRRKHDDNSIALRVYYEEVERYSECIRRLGEKLGEAVFFSDEKTRSKFPEFDSTFKKRETQKRKRVPTGDILLYLMENSEFLDREENLWMKDVIAVVRRTSLYFQPQIRTKICHEGWASLWHERLFMTDERLNGHEINFSVVNSGVMLHPRVGSNPYIIGKLLFEFIEELARKGKLSYAYQLIQDAETRNHYDQALGEEYGKKVLFEARRNLNDHMLINFLSDDDFQDFVNRHNLFVAGMRLTLESIAHGSAEVYVKSKSGRDYRAQLNRLLYHPPYVVIDESKATKPGGIYLNHVYEGRSLVTRYIAPVLIGLSYFTGGKAVKLETTEFEIDRGDHYVYQAPVASGQPNSTVKKDRVLYTCEGKKITRTVLSKG, translated from the coding sequence ATGTATCTCATTGACAAAAAAGCAAAGCAAATTATGGAAGAATGCAAAGCAAGGGCGAGAGCCGCTGGACTCATTATTCACGGAGAAACATTGGAATATATCGTTACTAATCAAGACATGATCGAACTGTCTCCCAAGATTATGATTCCTACGCTTTATGATTATTGGGTTCATGACGTGGAAGTTCTCAGAGATAAATGGTTATACGATGTATATCCTCACAATCCATTCGAGACAACCATTAACACGAGACCCGGTATATCGTTCTATAACGACAATAACCCCGACTGGCTCAACGCAATGATTTTCTATCATGTTCTAGGCCATCTAGACATGGATATGAATAACATTTTTTTTAGGGCTACGTGGAAGGATGATTTTTGCGGTCAGGCCTTGGCAGACAAGCGATTAATCAACAGAATCCGCGAAGAATTGGGATCGGAGAAAAGATGGGTTGACTATGTGATTGAGTTTGCTAGAGCCGCGGACAATCTTGTCGGCTATTACGCGGAGCTAGAAGAAGCCGATGCCCTAGAGATGCAGCGTGCTTCTGGAACTTTTTCCGAGAAATCAAGTTTTTATTTTGGCGAATTTTTGCGGCGCAAGCACGATGACAACAGTATTGCATTGAGAGTCTATTACGAGGAAGTAGAACGTTACAGCGAGTGCATTAGGCGGCTTGGAGAAAAGCTCGGCGAGGCTGTTTTCTTTAGTGATGAGAAGACTAGAAGCAAATTTCCAGAATTTGACAGTACGTTTAAAAAACGTGAAACGCAAAAAAGGAAGAGGGTTCCAACAGGCGATATTTTGCTTTATCTTATGGAAAATTCCGAGTTTTTAGACAGAGAAGAAAATTTGTGGATGAAAGATGTGATTGCGGTAGTGCGTAGAACGTCTCTCTATTTCCAGCCCCAAATTAGAACAAAGATTTGCCATGAGGGATGGGCGAGTTTGTGGCATGAGCGATTGTTCATGACCGACGAGCGATTGAACGGTCACGAGATTAATTTTAGCGTAGTCAATTCAGGCGTGATGCTTCATCCAAGAGTTGGCAGCAACCCTTACATCATCGGCAAGCTTTTGTTTGAGTTTATTGAAGAACTGGCGCGTAAAGGAAAATTGTCTTACGCCTATCAATTGATCCAAGACGCCGAAACTAGGAATCATTACGATCAAGCTCTGGGCGAAGAATATGGGAAAAAGGTGCTATTTGAGGCACGAAGAAACCTTAATGATCATATGCTGATCAACTTTCTTTCCGATGATGATTTTCAGGACTTTGTTAACAGGCATAATCTTTTTGTTGCCGGGATGCGCCTTACTCTCGAGAGCATCGCGCATGGCAGCGCTGAAGTTTATGTTAAGTCAAAGAGCGGCAGGGATTATAGAGCACAACTGAATCGGTTGCTATACCATCCTCCCTATGTAGTGATTGACGAGAGCAAGGCAACGAAACCCGGCGGGATCTATCTAAATCATGTTTACGAAGGCAGGTCGCTTGTTACAAGGTATATTGCCCCGGTTTTAATTGGGCTTTCGTATTTTACTGGCGGGAAAGCAGTAAAGCTTGAGACTACGGAATTTGAAATTGATCGCGGCGACCATTATGTTTATCAAGCGCCAGTTGCTAGCGGTCAGCCAAACTCGACAGTTAAAAAAGACCGCGTTCTTTACACTTGCGAAGGAAAGAAAATCACCAGAACCGTTCTTTCCAAAGGATAA
- a CDS encoding serine protein kinase PrkA: MDGTKNALALLAAEMSRRGRRTPLSFEEFLELTRENPQKVLRSIFQLFEDMVASFVGEGVDEYPGDPESISLIKYDCSKLLAEGCDNPFFADRLFANRFVRLVRSFTSGAQQNRVYIFEGPPGCGKSTFLNNLLEKFEAYTDAEEGQSFEVVWNIKGDKDAPVDVRAAVEVPCPSHDHPILVIPKQYRAEFLRELLVESPPDVVNRIFAGKEYDWAFKEEACTICKSIFWALFDKLGSFEEVMKMVRVRPYRFDRRLSQGISVFNPGDRPVKDIALKEDRIQQQLDKILGVNVVKYVFSSSAMTNNGIYVLMDIKGDNYERLLELHNVISEGVHKVGEVEERVSSIFFALMNPEDKERLEKEKLESFQARIQYTTVPYILEVGIEVAVYQSIFGAGIGSFFLPNVLGNFARVVISSRMNKESAALKEWIKDLTKYQKYCDSEGLLLRIAIYMGIIPPWLSEEDKKTLTPQIRRKMIAEAEREGIKGFSGRDSIRLLSEFMSRYRSRTKLITMNQVAEFFKRKTGKDVQLFAQTFIVSLVGWYDYEVVSQIKEALYFENRKQISDDVLNYLWAINYDVGVRTTCQFTGKDMIVTLEFLKLVGSYITGTQMGDAGAVNFAKETQKRYIEVVAQDHRRAITNSDLYKELLNSYARNIKEKVLQPFVKNENFKEAVRAFGSARFKTFDTRIQEHVTYMIGNLMRKFGYTEQGAKEICLYVLEKNLS; encoded by the coding sequence ATGGACGGGACGAAAAATGCCCTTGCATTATTAGCAGCAGAAATGTCGCGCAGAGGAAGAAGGACCCCGCTGAGCTTTGAGGAGTTCTTGGAGTTAACAAGGGAAAATCCCCAGAAAGTCCTGCGTAGCATTTTTCAGCTTTTCGAAGATATGGTTGCAAGTTTTGTCGGTGAAGGAGTGGATGAGTATCCCGGCGATCCAGAGTCAATTAGCTTAATCAAATATGATTGTTCAAAACTTTTAGCTGAAGGATGCGACAATCCTTTTTTTGCGGATAGACTTTTTGCGAACAGGTTTGTTCGGCTCGTGAGGTCATTTACATCTGGCGCGCAGCAGAATAGGGTTTATATCTTTGAAGGGCCTCCGGGATGTGGCAAAAGCACATTTCTCAATAATCTTTTAGAAAAGTTTGAGGCGTATACTGACGCGGAAGAGGGCCAAAGCTTTGAAGTCGTGTGGAACATAAAAGGAGACAAAGATGCGCCAGTAGATGTGCGCGCGGCGGTTGAAGTCCCTTGCCCAAGTCACGACCATCCAATATTGGTTATTCCCAAGCAATATCGCGCGGAATTTTTGCGAGAGCTTCTTGTCGAAAGTCCACCCGACGTAGTAAATAGGATCTTTGCTGGGAAAGAATACGATTGGGCATTCAAAGAAGAAGCTTGCACGATATGCAAATCTATATTCTGGGCTTTGTTTGACAAATTGGGTTCGTTTGAAGAAGTTATGAAAATGGTACGTGTGCGGCCTTATCGTTTTGACAGGCGTTTGAGTCAGGGCATCAGTGTATTTAATCCCGGCGATAGGCCTGTTAAGGACATAGCTTTAAAGGAAGATCGTATCCAACAGCAGCTCGATAAAATTTTAGGCGTTAATGTTGTCAAGTATGTGTTCTCGTCGAGTGCCATGACAAATAACGGCATTTATGTCTTGATGGATATTAAGGGCGATAATTACGAAAGGCTCCTGGAGCTTCACAATGTTATTAGCGAAGGCGTTCACAAGGTTGGCGAAGTAGAAGAACGGGTGAGTTCAATTTTTTTTGCCTTGATGAACCCCGAGGATAAAGAGAGATTAGAGAAAGAGAAATTAGAATCTTTTCAGGCCAGAATTCAATACACCACGGTTCCATATATTTTGGAAGTTGGTATTGAAGTGGCGGTTTATCAGAGCATTTTTGGAGCTGGCATTGGTTCTTTTTTTCTTCCGAATGTACTTGGAAATTTCGCGAGAGTGGTAATATCTTCGCGAATGAATAAAGAGTCTGCCGCGCTTAAGGAATGGATCAAGGACCTAACAAAATATCAAAAGTACTGTGATTCCGAAGGCCTTCTGTTGCGCATAGCAATTTATATGGGCATAATTCCACCCTGGCTATCTGAAGAAGATAAGAAAACCCTTACGCCTCAGATTAGACGAAAAATGATTGCCGAAGCCGAGCGCGAAGGAATTAAAGGATTTTCTGGTAGAGATTCTATTCGTTTGTTGAGCGAATTTATGAGTCGCTATCGATCCAGAACTAAGTTGATTACCATGAATCAGGTGGCTGAATTCTTCAAGCGAAAAACAGGAAAGGATGTTCAGCTTTTTGCGCAAACTTTTATCGTCTCGCTCGTGGGTTGGTATGACTATGAAGTCGTAAGCCAAATTAAGGAAGCGCTTTATTTTGAGAACAGAAAGCAGATTTCTGATGATGTTTTGAATTATCTGTGGGCTATCAATTATGACGTTGGCGTAAGAACAACGTGTCAGTTTACTGGAAAAGACATGATTGTTACTCTTGAGTTTCTGAAACTTGTGGGCAGTTATATCACCGGCACGCAAATGGGTGACGCCGGGGCTGTAAATTTTGCGAAAGAAACTCAGAAACGTTATATTGAGGTTGTTGCACAGGACCATCGACGCGCTATAACCAACTCCGATTTATATAAGGAGCTATTGAACTCTTATGCAAGGAATATAAAAGAGAAAGTACTTCAGCCATTTGTAAAAAATGAAAATTTTAAAGAGGCTGTCAGGGCATTCGGCAGCGCTAGATTTAAGACTTTTGATACCCGAATACAAGAACACGTTACGTACATGATTGGAAATCTAATGAGAAAATTTGGATACACCGAGCAAGGGGCAAAAGAGATTTGCCTCTATGTTCTTGAAAAGAACTTGTCGTAA
- a CDS encoding glycosyltransferase family 2 protein gives MSNQYPYYLSIGRADDLRDPRERTVYRILEIIPGALVWGTFVLAFLLSWLEPLWVSVFILAFALYWIFKVVYFSFHTRSAYARMQDYQMRNWTLELDSLSPANFHVDVKDWRDLWQLIILPIYKEPYEVVFPAVEALAKNTWPREKMIVVLAMEEAGGEESMAVAERLRKEFEHKFGHLMITIHQRGLEGEIPGKGSNERWAGERAKEFIDEKSISYQNVIVSSLDSDTVVYEDYFSCVAYHYLTVEKPLRTSYQPVPFFINNIWEAPPISRVIAFSSTFWHTMNQERPEKHLTFSSHSMSFQTLVDIGFWQPNVVSEDSRVFWQAFLFYNGDYRVKSLFYPVKMDANVARSFWRTLRNIYLQQRRWAYGVADVPYFIFGYWKKRKEIPFSAFWQYAFPVIEGFYSWATHAMLLFALGWLPLFFGGDEFNRSLFSYSLPRVLRVLLTIAMIGIISSAYLSIQILPPRPPQYGKWKYVMMILQWFFIPVTLIFFGVLPAIEAHTRLMLGRYLGFWVTEKHRK, from the coding sequence ATGAGCAATCAATATCCGTATTATTTATCTATCGGCAGAGCCGACGACTTGCGCGATCCGCGCGAACGGACGGTCTACCGCATATTAGAGATAATCCCCGGCGCGCTTGTTTGGGGAACTTTTGTTTTGGCTTTTTTATTGTCTTGGCTTGAGCCGCTCTGGGTATCGGTGTTTATCCTTGCCTTTGCTCTGTATTGGATATTTAAAGTTGTTTATTTCTCTTTTCATACACGTTCTGCCTACGCGCGAATGCAGGACTACCAGATGCGCAACTGGACCTTGGAGTTAGATAGTCTTAGCCCTGCTAACTTTCATGTTGATGTAAAGGATTGGCGCGATTTGTGGCAGCTCATTATTCTACCTATATATAAGGAGCCATACGAGGTGGTTTTTCCTGCGGTTGAGGCGCTGGCAAAAAATACATGGCCCAGAGAGAAAATGATCGTTGTGCTTGCTATGGAAGAGGCGGGGGGCGAGGAAAGCATGGCCGTTGCCGAGCGCTTAAGAAAAGAATTTGAGCATAAGTTCGGCCATTTGATGATAACAATTCATCAGCGTGGTTTGGAGGGCGAGATTCCTGGCAAGGGTTCAAACGAACGCTGGGCGGGCGAGCGCGCTAAAGAATTTATTGATGAGAAGAGTATTTCTTATCAGAACGTGATAGTTTCATCTTTAGATTCAGACACGGTAGTATATGAGGACTATTTTTCTTGTGTCGCGTATCATTATTTGACAGTAGAGAAACCATTGCGCACAAGTTATCAGCCGGTGCCATTTTTCATAAATAACATCTGGGAGGCTCCGCCCATTTCGCGCGTTATCGCCTTTTCTTCAACTTTTTGGCACACCATGAATCAAGAGCGGCCGGAGAAGCATCTGACTTTCTCGTCGCACTCCATGTCTTTTCAGACATTGGTTGATATTGGATTCTGGCAGCCGAATGTGGTGTCAGAGGATTCGCGCGTTTTTTGGCAGGCATTTTTGTTTTATAACGGTGACTATCGCGTAAAATCTCTTTTTTATCCTGTTAAAATGGACGCAAACGTCGCCCGTTCTTTTTGGCGTACTTTGCGCAATATCTATCTTCAACAGCGCCGCTGGGCGTATGGCGTGGCAGACGTGCCATATTTTATATTTGGGTACTGGAAAAAGCGCAAAGAGATTCCCTTCAGTGCTTTTTGGCAGTATGCCTTTCCCGTAATTGAGGGTTTTTACTCTTGGGCAACACATGCCATGCTTCTTTTCGCGCTTGGTTGGCTGCCGTTATTTTTTGGCGGAGATGAGTTCAACCGTTCGTTATTTTCGTATAGTTTGCCGCGCGTACTGCGCGTACTGCTGACAATTGCGATGATAGGCATTATATCCTCTGCATATTTGAGCATACAGATTCTTCCTCCTCGTCCGCCGCAGTATGGAAAATGGAAATACGTGATGATGATTCTGCAATGGTTTTTTATTCCCGTTACGTTGATATTCTTTGGTGTGTTGCCGGCAATTGAAGCGCACACTCGGCTGATGCTGGGGCGATACTTGGGATTTTGGGTGACAGAGAAACACAGAAAATAA
- the recG gene encoding ATP-dependent DNA helicase RecG, with product MRLDTPIEQLERIGPIYRARLHKLGIKTIGNLLFHIPHRYQDYSQITPIRDATLNDIVTVQGKILSIEASRTWKKHLHLTEAIIQDETSAIKAVWFNQPYLSQNLKEEMYVLLSGKVTLTKDSLCLSSPVYEILGDGEITKNDTLHTGRLVPIYPETAGLSSRWLRYVIHSLLPIADNIPDYLPDEILRRQDIPELARALKTVHFPHSLNDAERAKKRLAFGELFLIQTVALKEKYRLRQEHAPQITTDVELAKKFVASLPYALTDSQRATTWEILQDMEKPYPMNRLLEGDVGSGKTVVAAFAAMQAINAGYQVAFMVPTEILAEQHFRALTALLCNKKTFAQPSIAALTSSSHKKTSRKISYAPFVISKERVGKETLAGDIDIVVGTHALIQETVKFKNLGLIIIDEQHRFGVEQRAALARQKDGPTLRENRGGSVRPAKIIPHLLSMTATPIPRTLSLTIFGDLDLSLIKQFPKGRKQIISKLIPPADRYEAYRFIESQIHEGRQAFVICPLIDESDKLDAKAATKEFEKLQKEIFPHLKIALIHGKMKGKEKEKIMQSFKEKEADILVATSVVEVGIDVPNASVMIIEGADRFGLAQLYQFRGRVGRGEHQSYCFLFTDSSAKTTSQRLKALLTAKNSFELAEKDLEIRGPGDFIGSRQSGIPDLAMASLTDFEFVKEVRKEVESVLTSDPELKNNHLLRERYENFRREIHFE from the coding sequence ATGCGACTTGACACTCCAATTGAACAACTAGAACGAATCGGGCCGATTTACCGGGCACGCTTGCACAAGCTTGGCATCAAAACTATAGGCAATCTGCTTTTCCATATTCCCCACCGCTACCAAGATTATTCTCAAATTACCCCGATTCGCGACGCCACTCTCAACGACATTGTTACGGTGCAGGGTAAAATTCTTTCCATTGAGGCAAGCCGCACGTGGAAAAAGCATCTGCATCTCACCGAAGCCATTATCCAAGACGAAACGAGCGCAATAAAAGCGGTGTGGTTTAACCAGCCTTATCTATCACAAAATCTTAAAGAAGAAATGTATGTTTTACTATCAGGAAAAGTAACTTTAACAAAAGATTCGCTATGCCTTTCAAGCCCAGTGTATGAAATATTGGGAGACGGCGAAATTACAAAAAACGACACTTTGCACACTGGCCGCTTGGTGCCAATTTATCCTGAAACAGCCGGTCTTTCTTCGCGCTGGCTGCGCTATGTGATACACTCGCTTCTTCCAATCGCAGACAATATTCCGGACTATCTGCCAGATGAAATTCTTAGGCGGCAAGATATTCCCGAACTTGCCCGTGCATTAAAAACCGTGCACTTTCCACATTCATTAAATGACGCTGAACGCGCTAAAAAACGCTTGGCCTTTGGCGAACTTTTCCTTATCCAAACTGTAGCTCTAAAAGAAAAATACCGCCTGCGCCAAGAACACGCCCCACAGATTACTACCGATGTTGAGCTTGCCAAGAAATTCGTCGCCTCGCTTCCCTATGCTCTTACTGATTCACAACGCGCCACCACTTGGGAAATATTACAGGACATGGAAAAGCCATATCCAATGAACAGATTGCTTGAAGGCGATGTCGGCTCCGGCAAAACTGTCGTGGCGGCATTTGCCGCAATGCAGGCAATAAACGCGGGATATCAAGTTGCTTTCATGGTGCCCACGGAAATTTTAGCTGAACAACATTTTCGAGCGCTCACCGCTTTGCTTTGCAATAAAAAAACCTTTGCCCAGCCCTCAATAGCGGCGCTGACGAGCTCCAGCCATAAAAAAACTTCGCGTAAAATCTCTTACGCGCCTTTTGTAATTTCCAAGGAACGAGTCGGAAAAGAAACGCTCGCGGGAGACATAGATATTGTCGTGGGTACACATGCACTAATTCAAGAAACAGTTAAATTTAAAAACCTAGGGCTGATTATTATTGATGAACAACACCGCTTTGGCGTGGAACAGCGCGCCGCGCTAGCGCGGCAAAAGGACGGACCGACCCTCCGCGAAAACCGCGGAGGGTCGGTCCGTCCTGCAAAGATTATTCCGCATCTTCTCTCAATGACCGCAACCCCAATTCCCCGCACGCTTTCACTCACAATATTCGGAGACTTAGATCTTTCGCTGATTAAGCAATTCCCAAAAGGCAGAAAGCAAATAATTAGTAAGTTAATTCCACCAGCGGACAGATATGAAGCATATAGATTTATTGAATCTCAAATCCACGAAGGCAGGCAGGCGTTTGTCATCTGCCCGCTGATTGATGAGTCGGATAAGCTAGATGCTAAAGCCGCTACCAAAGAATTTGAAAAATTGCAAAAAGAGATTTTCCCGCATCTAAAAATCGCTCTTATTCACGGCAAAATGAAAGGCAAGGAAAAAGAGAAAATTATGCAAAGCTTCAAGGAAAAAGAAGCTGATATTTTGGTGGCAACGTCAGTGGTTGAAGTTGGCATTGATGTGCCGAACGCGTCGGTAATGATTATTGAAGGGGCGGACCGATTCGGACTCGCGCAACTATACCAATTTCGCGGCAGGGTTGGTCGCGGAGAGCACCAGTCGTACTGCTTCCTTTTTACAGACTCATCCGCCAAAACTACAAGCCAACGCCTTAAAGCCTTACTTACGGCAAAAAACAGTTTTGAGCTCGCGGAAAAAGATTTGGAAATACGCGGACCTGGCGACTTTATTGGTTCGCGTCAATCTGGCATACCCGACCTTGCGATGGCTTCGCTAACTGACTTTGAATTTGTAAAAGAAGTACGCAAAGAAGTAGAAAGCGTATTAACGAGTGATCCAGAACTAAAGAATAATCACCTGCTTCGCGAAAGATACGAAAATTTTAGACGAGAGATACACTTTGAATAA
- a CDS encoding site-specific DNA-methyltransferase, with protein MTDNNLQKKVAELEAQIRKLKKNNLGLRFEDKQEDVVEQCQKQVPVLKQVVKNRINIGDGFTDNLLIEGDNYHSLSVLNYTHKGKIDLIYIDPPYNTGNNDFIYNDQYIDTEDAYRHSKWLSFMRNRLVLARDLLTPTGLIFISIDDNEQAHLRILCDKVFGEANYRATIVVKGNPRGRDYGGIARTHDYILVYSKTLESKILSITEEGKEFPYEDKRGGFEIRELRNRNVAFNIRNRPNLYYSFYINPKKELDNGFFEISLEKHKGWVELFPKESQGEKTVWRWGKPKSLANLNTEIVAKKMKDGGYQIVEKYRKKEKMARSIWDDKDVNTEKGTLLVKEMLGEKIFAYPKPVEMIMRIVEMASVSDDITILDFFAGSGTTGHAVLNLNAEDGGSRKFIICTNNEDNNGTGKKIATDICYPRIKKAIKGYDDVEGIPSNLFYYQTDLIDIENIHKVPDDAKIRITYEAGEMIAVREDALNEVEKNDWWQIFEGKGKLVAIYFKEDKAKLAELIAKLEKKNLPTALYIFSWGKNEYKGEYSSTNIRVEDIPEPIIEVYKELNRI; from the coding sequence ATGACGGACAATAATTTACAAAAGAAAGTGGCAGAGCTAGAAGCTCAAATCAGGAAACTCAAGAAAAACAATCTTGGGCTGCGTTTTGAGGACAAGCAGGAAGATGTCGTTGAGCAATGTCAAAAGCAAGTGCCGGTTTTAAAACAAGTCGTCAAAAATCGTATCAATATTGGTGACGGCTTTACAGACAACTTACTTATTGAGGGCGACAACTATCACTCACTTTCTGTCCTCAACTACACGCACAAAGGCAAGATTGATCTCATCTATATTGATCCGCCGTACAACACTGGCAATAATGATTTTATTTACAACGACCAATATATTGATACGGAGGACGCATATCGGCACAGTAAGTGGCTTTCGTTTATGCGCAATCGCCTCGTTCTTGCTCGTGATTTGCTCACACCAACAGGACTAATTTTTATCAGTATTGATGACAATGAACAAGCCCACTTGCGCATACTTTGCGATAAGGTTTTTGGCGAAGCAAACTATCGAGCAACAATCGTTGTAAAAGGTAATCCTCGTGGACGCGATTACGGTGGCATTGCACGGACGCACGATTATATCTTGGTCTATTCCAAAACACTAGAATCAAAAATTTTAAGCATAACGGAAGAAGGTAAGGAATTTCCCTACGAAGATAAGCGGGGTGGTTTTGAAATCAGAGAGTTGAGAAATCGTAATGTCGCATTCAACATACGAAACCGCCCAAATCTTTACTATTCCTTTTATATCAATCCCAAAAAGGAGCTTGATAATGGATTTTTTGAAATTTCATTAGAAAAACACAAGGGGTGGGTTGAGTTATTCCCAAAAGAATCTCAAGGTGAAAAAACTGTCTGGAGATGGGGAAAGCCAAAATCGCTTGCGAATCTCAACACTGAAATAGTCGCCAAAAAAATGAAAGACGGCGGTTACCAAATCGTTGAAAAATATCGAAAAAAAGAAAAAATGGCTCGTTCGATTTGGGATGACAAAGATGTAAACACAGAAAAAGGAACCTTGCTAGTAAAGGAAATGTTAGGCGAAAAAATCTTTGCTTATCCGAAACCTGTTGAAATGATAATGCGTATCGTTGAGATGGCTTCTGTATCGGACGATATAACAATTTTGGATTTTTTCGCCGGTTCGGGAACAACTGGCCACGCCGTTCTTAATCTTAATGCCGAAGACGGCGGAAGCCGTAAGTTTATCATTTGCACCAATAATGAGGATAACAATGGAACGGGTAAAAAAATTGCGACGGACATTTGCTATCCGCGTATCAAAAAAGCGATAAAAGGATATGACGATGTTGAGGGTATCCCGAGCAATCTTTTCTACTATCAAACTGATTTAATTGATATTGAAAACATCCACAAAGTGCCGGATGACGCAAAAATCCGCATTACCTATGAAGCAGGCGAAATGATAGCCGTCCGTGAGGACGCGCTCAACGAAGTGGAGAAAAATGACTGGTGGCAAATTTTTGAGGGAAAAGGAAAACTCGTGGCGATTTATTTCAAGGAAGATAAGGCAAAACTCGCCGAGCTTATAGCAAAACTGGAAAAGAAAAATCTGCCGACGGCTTTATATATTTTCAGTTGGGGCAAGAACGAATACAAAGGCG